The Cystobacter ferrugineus nucleotide sequence CCAGCCCCACGCTGCGGTTGCGCCACGCCGGGTCATACCCCGACTGGAAATAGATGAACGAGCTGCCGTGGGTAATGCCATACACCGAGGCCACCGCCTGGCCTCCCACCTTCATCGTGTACAGACGCAGGCGCCCGCGCTCGGCGAGCAATTGCGTGGCATCCCGGTGGAAGGCCTCGACGCCCCGGCCACGAATGCCCTGGGAGCCTCCGTCCGACTCCCAGCGCATGGCGTGCAACCGGAAGAAGTCCGTCAGCGGCCCGGCGAGCGCGCCCGGCGCCTCCGTCTTCTCGATGCGGTAGCCCTCCTGCTTCTCCAGCCACTTCTTGCGCCGCAGGTAGTTGTCCCGCCGGCTCGTGCGCTTGAGGAAGTCGTCGAAGGACTCGCCCCGCCCCAGGGACTCGTAAGGGCAGACATAGCGCTCGGTCAGCGTCGTACCCACGCCGTGCTTCTCGAAGGTCTCGCGCAGCACGCGCACCGTCACCGAGTCCTCGTGCAGGTCCGTCAGGTCGAGCACGTCCCACTGCTCCTTCAGCTCCCACAGGGCGGAGGCGAAGGTGCGCGCCACCTCCTCCTCCCGGCCGCGCCGCGCCACCACGTCCAGGTAGTCGCTGCCCACGTGCGACTCGCCCAGGAAGGCCAGCCGCCGGATGGGACGTCCCAGCACCCAGTGGTAGTCGAAGCCCAGCGGCAGCAGCCCCACCAGCGCCCCACTCCGGTCTCTCGCCTGCAACACGAAGGGCTGGCGATCGGTGCCGATCCGCCGGCACCACGGGTACAACCACTCCCACGCGTTGAAGGGTCCCGCCTGGCTGTCGTCCAGGAGCGCGTTCCACTCGGCGCGCATCCCGGCGAGTCCGGACGCGGTCCTCACGGTGGAGACCTCCAGCCACCGCGCGGGGCTGGGAGAGGGCATCAATTCCGCTTCGCGAATCACGGTGTCGACCTCATGTCTCGAGCCTGGGGCCTCAGCCCACGTTCTTTCGCTCGGGGCGCTCCGGCACCAGCGCGTCCCGCACCACGTTGGCCACCTCCGCCATGACCTCGGGCGTGAGATCCTGGTGGCAGGGCACCTCGACGATGGAGCGCCGCAGCTTCGCCACCTCGGGGAAGGCGGACGCGTCACACGCGGGGTGGAAGTACTTCCAGAAGTCGATGGCCTCGATGCCCCGCGCGCGCAGCCGCTCGAGCACCTGCTCCTTGTTGTCCACCACCAGCGGGTAGAACAGGGGGCAGACGCCCGGGGAGAGCTGGTTGAAGAGCGGCGCGGACACGTCGCGCAGCCGGCCGAGCAGGAAGAAGTAGTTGCGCCGCCGCCGCTCCACCACGGCCTCCAGGTCCTGCGCCTGGGCGATGCGGTGGGCGAAGGGGCTCATGCCCAGGTCCACGTGCCGCCGGTCGAAGTGCTGGGTGCCGGTGGCCACGCGCTCGATCTCCGCGGCCTTCACCGCGCCCTTGCCGAGCCCGCGCACCATGCCGCGCACGCTCCGTCCGAACGCCCCGCCGCGCAGCTCCAGGTTCTGCAGGAGCGAGGACACGGTGTGGCTGAAGGTGGACGAGGTGGGTGGCAGGGGCGGCTCGGGCAGGCTGTACTGCCGGGAGCCGTTGACGGTGAGCGCCCCGCCGTGCGGCATGGGCAGCGTCTTGTAGAGGCAGAAGATGCCGATGTCGCCCGTGGTGCCGAGCGGCACCGAGCCGTCCGCGCTCAGGAGCGACAGGGCGCAGTCCTCGATGAGCGGCAGGCCGTGCTTGTCGGCGATGCGGCGCATCTCCTCGACGGGGCCGGGAAAACCCGCGTAGTGGACGAGGTAGAGCGCCTTCGTCTTCGGGCCGATGCGCTTCTCCACGTCCTCCAGGTCCACGTCCCAGCGGCTGCCCACCCGGTAGAAGCGCGGCGTGGCGCCGGCGTCCACCACCGCCTCCACCTCCACGCCGTGGTGGTAGGCGGGCATGAGCACCTCGCCCGCGTCCAGCCCCAGCATCTTCACCGTCGTCCAGATGGCGTTGCGGGCGAAGTAGAAGTAGCGCACGTTGCGCGCGCCAAAGGGCATGAAGTGGCTCGGGGCCCTGCGCCCCGTCAACATGCTCGGCCACAGCGTGGGCAGGGCGGGAACGAACAGCTTGTCGGTCTTCACCGCTTCCATCGCGCCATCACCTCCCGGGCCGCGGGGGCCCAGCGGAACTTGGCCGCGCACAACGCGCGGCCGAAAGCCGAGTCATTGAAAACGTAGAGCCAGGTGTGCCGGCGCACCTGGTCCGTCCAGTCGCGCTTCCACCCCATGTCCGGCCCGAGGAAGTCGAACTCGCGCTGGCCGCGGGCGATGCACTCGCGCAGCACCTCCTCCATGAGGAGCTGGCCCGGGCTGCAATCCCCCAGCGTCTCGTCGTAGCCGGGCTTGAGCAGGAAGTAGCGCCCGCCGTACTCCAGCGAGTACTGGAAGGCGACCGCGCGCCCGTCCAGCCGCAGGTAGTACAGCGCCAGCCGGCCGTCATACGCCGCGGTGCGCGCCAGCTCCGAGTAGAAGCCCCGCGTGCGCCCGTCCTGCGCCATGGCGGTGCCGCGCTCGCCCTTCCAGCCGCTCGCCTCCAGCGCGAAGCCCTCCTCCAGCTTCGCCTCCAGGCCGAGCCCGCCTTCCACGCGCTCCACCGTGACGCGGCCCTTCTCCTCCAGCTTGCGGCGCCGGCGGCGGCAGTTGGCCTTGAACTTGGACGACAGGCGCGCCTGGTACTCCTCCCACGTGGCCGGCAGCGGGATGTAGGGCGACTGCAGGGACTCCCACGTCCCCACGGGCAGCCCCGCCCCCTTGGCCGCCTCGTACAGGTGCCAGCCCGCGCCCCCCTCGGGCACGTCGGTGAGCCGCAGCACGTCCCAGCTCTTGTCCGCCCGCAGGTGGGCGAAGAAAGCGGCGGCGGCCTCGGCGGGCTCGCGGGCCACCAGGTCGAACCGGCACGAGTGCGGGTTGGCCGTGGCGGAGAGCTGCCGGGCTGGCACCCCGTACAAGGAGGCGCGCTCGGCCATCAACGGCAGCACCGCCGTGAGCCGCCCCTCCTCGTCACGCAGCGTGAGCACACGCAGGCGGGCCTCGGGGGCGAAGTCGTCGATCCAGATGCGGAAGAACTCGTGCCGATAGAAAGGCTCGTCGGCCGTGGACTGCACGAGCGCGTTCCACTCCTGCTCCAGCGCCATGAAGGCGGCGCGATCCGTCACCTCGACAACGCGGGGCTCGGGAGTGAGCTGTCTGGCTTCCATGGGATTGTCCGGCTCCTGACACGGCGCGGCCCGGAGGCCGTGTGCGCCGCAAGTTGGTAACGGGCGCGGCGGCCCACAAGCCGCGCGCGCCTGATTCATCCAGTGCTGACCGGGCACACCTCCCGCCCGGCGGTCTCTCTCAGATTCCCGAGCGGGCCATCTTCAGCAGGCAGCGCGTCACCTTGCGGCCGTCATGCCGGATGCGCGAGCCTTCCTTGAGCAGGTCCGCCTCCACGGGGATGACGCCGGCGTCGATGAGGGCGCGGCGATCCACCCGGACGGGCGTGGAGCCCTTGCGGGCATAGCGGCGCACGGCCTCCTCGCAGGGGGTGGCGGCGTTGACGAGCACCGCGTCGAGCACCGGCCCCACATGGTCGATGACGGCTCGCACGTGGTCCAGGCAGTCCATGCCGTCCGTCTCGCCCGGCTGGGTCATGAGGTTGGCCACCATGACCTTGAGCGCGCGCGTCTCGCGCAGGGCCTGGGCCACCCCGTCCACCAGCAGGTTGGGCATGACGCTGGAGTACAGCGAGCCCGGCCCGATGACGATCATGTCCGCGGTGCGGATGGACTCGAGCAGCCCGTCCACCGGCGCCGGGGCGCTGGGGCTGAGCTGCACCTTGCGGATGCGGCCCCGGGCGCGGCAGATGTTGCTCTCCCCCACCACCTCGGTGGAGTCCTCCATCTGAGCCACCAGGTGCACGGGGGCCAGGGTGCTCGGCAGCACGCGTCCCTTGGCGCCCAGGAGCGTGCCGGACACGCGCACCGCCTCCATGAAGTCGCCCTTGAGCTCGGCGAGCGCGGAGATGAGCAGGTTGCCCACCGCGTGGCCCGCGAGCCCCTTCTTGCCGGCGAAGCGGTACTGGAACACCTCGCTCAGCGGGCCCTTGCCCTCGGCGAGCGCCACGAGGCAGTTGCGCACGTCCCCGGGAGGCAGCGCGCCGCGCGTGCGGCGCAGGCGTCCGGAGCTGCCCCCGTCGTCGCTCATGGCCACCACCGCGGTGAGATCCAACCCGGGCTCGCCCGGCTTCGGCGTCGCGCGTCGGGCCAGGCCCTTGAGCACCATGGGCAGTCCCGTTCCACCCCCCATGGCCACGATGCGCGTGGGCCGCAGCTCGAGCCCCCGCCGCAGCTCGTTCTGCTCACCCGCCTGCTGCGCCGCGTCCGTCTGCGTGCTCCACGTCTCGTCGAGAACCGAATCCGACTCGATCATGTCCCTACCCCCTTCGACGCCCATCCCAAGAAAACGAGCCGCCGGGCCCCCCGGCGGCGTTCCGCCCGTACCACCCTGCCTGCTCTACCGCGCTCCTCGCGCGAGCAGTACGTGCCTCACGGTGTGGAAGATGATGCTCATGTCCAGGAAAAGCGAGCCGTTCTTCACGTAGTACAGATCGAATTCCAATTTGTTGCGCGCGTCCTCCACCGAGGCCCCATAGGGGTAGCGGATCTGCGCCCACCCGGTGAGGCCCGGCTTGACGGCCTCGCGCAACGAGTAGAAGGGAATCTGCTGCTTGAGTTGCTCGATGAACACCGGGCGCTCGGGCCGCGGGCCCACGAAGCTCATGTCGCCGGTGAGGATGTTGAAGACCTGGGGAATCTCGTCGATGCGCGTCTTGCGGATGAAGCGGCCCACGCGGGTGACGCGATCGTCATTGGTGCGCGCCCACACCGCGCCATTCTTCTCCGCGTCGGTGCGCATGCTGCGGAACTTCCACAGCCAGTAGGACTTGCCGTTGAGGCCCGTGCGCTCCTGCCGGTAGAAGATCGGCCCCTTGGAGTCGAGCTTGATGGCGGCCATGACGATGAGCAGGAAGGGCGCCGCGCACAGCAGCAGCGTGCTGGCCACGAGGATGTCGAAGACGCGCTTGGCGGCACGCCGGGCGCCCGTCACCGTCAGCTCGTCGGCGAAGGCGAAGTCGCTGGTGCGCAGGTGCGTCACCGGAATCCGGCGCAGCACGCGCTCGCAGAAGCCGGCGGCCTCGTACACCCGGCGCCCGTCCAGACGGCAGCGCAGGAGCGCGTCCATCCAGTTGGCCCCGCGCATGTCGTCCGCGGCCTGCACCACGAAGTCCGCCTTGAGCCGCTCGGCCGTGACGTTGACGGGCTCGAGCGCCTGGGTGCCCACGCGCGGCCGGCGCGGGTCCACCATGGCCACCACCTGGAAGCTGTCCTCGCCGCCCTGCTCGATGGCGGTGGCGAGCGCGCGCGCCTTGAGGCCGTCGCCCACGATGAGCACCCGGCTGGGCCCGCCCACCACGGCGCGCAGCGAGTAGCGCACCAGGCCCGTGCCCACCAGCGCGCCCACCGCCCCGCCCAGCAGCGCCCCGGGAGGCAGATGAATGGGCAGCACCGCCGGCACCACCAGCATCACCAGCCCGACGACGGCCGTGGTCACCCCGGCCGCCTTGAGCAGCCGGGCGCCCCGGCCGCGGTCCTCCGCCGCCACCCTCAAGTCATACAAATCCATGAGGTAGAGCGAGAACTGGAACGTGGGGACGAACGTCACCCCCAGGAGCATCAATCCCGTCATGGACCGGGCCAGCGCGAGTCCGCCGTCCTCCGGTGCCAGCATCCGCGCGCACGCCATCGCGCCGAGAACACAGGCCAGGGCGATCGCGGCTCCCTCGATGAGGAACAGGGTCAGCTTCCTGGCTGAAAAGTAGTGATGGAATACCCGAAGCACGTATCTCCTCCGTCGCCCACGCCAACGCAGTCCACACACCTCACGCACCTCCGGCCACGGGGGATACCTGCTCCCACCGTGGCCAGAGGTCCGTGGCGCTACTTCTTGCTGGAGTACTCCTTCAAGTACGGCGCCGCGCTCATCTCCGCGCCGTTGAGCACGCAGCCCAGCACCGGCGCCCCACCGAGCTGCTCCATGGCCTGGGTGACCGTCCTGGCCTGGGAGTGGTGGGCGCGCACCACCATGAGCAAGCCATCCGTCTGGTGCCCGAGAATGGACGCGTCCGCGAAGGGCAGCGTCGGCGGCAGGTCCACGTAGACTTCATCGAAGTGGTCGCGCACCAGCTTGAGGAACTGCTTCATCCGGGCGCTCGCCAGCGCCTGGGTGGGCTCCTCGGGCGTGCCCCCCGCGGTGATGACCGCCATGCGCGTGGCATGGAAGCGGCGCACCAGCTCGCGCACCTCGCACTCGCCGGCGAGCAGCTCGGCGAGCCCGGGACGGCCCCGGATGCCGAGCACCTGGGCCACCTGGCCCCGGCGCAGGTCCGCGTCGATGAGCAGGATGCGGCGGTCGGGGTTGGCCCGAGCGGCGGCCAGGGCGAGGTTCACCGTCGTCACCGTCTTGCCCTCGCCAGGCATGGCCGAGGTGACACCCACCACCTTCAGGGGGCGCAGCTCGCGCATGCGCTCCAGCCTGTAATAAAGACTGCGGTACTGCTCGGCCGCGATCGAGGCGGGCGCCGTGAGCGACACCACCCGATTGTCCACCGCGTTCGGCGAACCCGCGGACTCATCCACCCGGGGAAGGAAGTTCCCCGCCCGTTCCATGGTCTTTTCCATCTTGTTTCCCTCGGAGCCCGTGTTGTTCATCCGAAATGTCCCTAGTTGAGTGTCGAGTCCGTCGAGTTGGGAGGCACCACGTTGCGGCCTCCGGTCGCGGGCATCAGCACCCGCTTCTCCACCTTCCCTTGCATGTTCGGGACCACCGCCAGGACAGGCAGGGGCAGCCGGTCACGCAGCTCCTGGGTGTCGCGGATGCTGTCGTCGCGCATCTCGAGCACCACGCCGGTGAGGAGTCCCAGACCCAGCGCCACCAGCAGGGCGATGAGCAGGCCGCTCACCCGGTCGGGCCTGGCGGCGATGGCCGGCACGGAGGCCGGGGAGACGACGTGGAAGAGGTCCTCGGCACCGCGCAGCTCCAGCTCCTGCGCCAGCTCGGCCTCCACCCGGCGCGACACCACGCTCTGGTACTTCGTGCGGGCAATCTCGTAGTCGCGCTGCAGCACCCCCAGCTCATGGGCCCACTTCGGGGTGCGATCCAACCGCTCCTGGTAGGACTTCGCCTGCTGGTGCAGCTCCTCGATCTCCTTCTGGATGGCGGCGATGAGGCTCGTCACCCGGGTGCGCTCCTGGCGCTCGGCCCACTGGCGGCCCTCGGCCTCCTTGCGCCTGGCCGTCATGGTGGAGAGCTCCTGGTCCAGACGCTTCACCTCGGGGTGATCCGCCGTCCAGGACGTGCGGGCGGACACCAGATCACGCGTGAGGCTGCTCTCGGCGGCCTCGAGCCGGCCCGCCTCGCTGTCCGCGGCGTTGCGAGCCCGGGCCAGGTCGGAGCGGCGGGCCTCGGCGACACGCAGCTCCTCGGACTTGGTCTGCAGGAGGGCGCCCACGCGCTCCAGACCGCGCATGTTCATCTCCAGTTGCTCGGGCAGCTCACCGATGTGGGCCACCTTGAACTGGGCGATCTTCTTCTCCCAGCCCGTCACCGTGGCCGACAGGGCGGCGATCTCATCCTCGAAGAGCTTGGTGGCGCGCGCGGCCTGGGTCTGACGCGACTTGAGCGTCTCCTCGGCGAAGAGCTGCGGCAGGCGGTTGGCCACCTGGGCCGCCACGTTCGGATCCGTGCTGGAGTAGACCAGCTCGAAGGCCGTCTCCCCTTCCACGCGCACGGTGATGTCCTTGCGCATGCGGACGATGGCCGCCTCCAGGCCCTTCTCCGACACGATGTCCGGATAGAGGTTCATCTCCTCGATGGCCTTCTGCAGCACCGGCCGCGACATCAGCTCCTGGCGCACGGTGAGCAGGCGCTGCTCGGCGAGCTCGCTCACGGTGCGCTGCACCATCTCCTCACCGGGGCGCTGCGGCTGCACACGCACCACCGACGTCGCCTCGTACACATTGGGCTGCACCAGCACGATCGCGGCGCCCACCGCGAAAACCGCCAACACAATGGCCCCGACCAACACCTTGCGGCGCCACAGTGCCTTCAGCACCTGGTCAGCCGTCATCCCACGCTCCATGTGCGCTCCTCCTGATTCCATTGGTGTCACCACGCCGTCATGTGCAAGCGAAGCGCCGCCACATTCCGGGAAAGGTTCACATCCGCCGCGGCATCTCCCATTCCCACCTGTGCGATGCGATCCACGGCGGCCTGCACCGACACGTACCGATTCACCTCGAACTCGAACCCCGCGCTCAGCGTGTAGCCCTGAGACACGTTGGTGCCCACATTCCACCGGAAGGCGTCCTCTCCCGGAGCCCTGCCATTGCGAAAGAAGCTGGCGGCCGCGAACATCTGCGCCCGCTGGCTGAAGTGCTTGTTGAACGTCAGTCCCGCGTAGTCCGCCCACAGCGTGTTGGCGAAACCGCTGGCGCCCACCAGGTCGTGGCCGAGGATGAGGCCCATGTCGAAGGTGCCTCGCTCATGCAGCACCTCCAGCTTCACCCGCGGCATCCAGCCCCGGGTCCCGTCCTGACCGAGGAAGGACACCGGCCCGCCGCGCAGCGTGGCGGTGGTGTTGCGCGACAGCCGATAGCGCAGGGCGCCGAAGATGCCGTGCGCCTGATCCATGCTGTCGCCGTAGAGGAACGCCTGGTAGCGGTACTCCGCGCCCAGCCACAGCCGCGGCGCGGTGCGCACCCACGTCTCCAGATAGGGCGTGTGGACGAAGCCCGCCACACTACCCGACGTGAGCACCCGCACCCCCTCGAACGCATATCCCGCCGCCACGTCCACGCGCCGGCTCACCCGGTTGGTGACCGACAGCTTGGAGGCGCCGTAGAGGACGGGCTGGTTGGTGCGCGCCACGCTCTCGCGCGGCAGGGAGCGGGGATCCGTCACCCGGAAGATGCTCCCGGAGGCCTCCACCCGCAGACGGCGCGAGAGCAGCTTGCGCACGGTCAGTCCGGCGCGGTGATCCAACGTCACCGTCCCGCTGCCATGGCGCATCAGCAGATCCGCCGCGTAGAAGCTCTCGAGCTTCAGGGTGCGGTCCTTCACGTCGAGCCCCACCCGCGGCGTGACCTTCGACATGAGCTGCCCCGTGGGCGTGGTGCCCAGGGCGCCGCCGGTGGGAGCATCGGGAGCCACCACCGGGTTCAGGCGGAAGTCATCGTCGTAGCGCTCCTCCAATGACACCCGGAGCCGAGGCTCCACCAGCGTGGCGCCGAGCGCCGCCGGGGAGGTCCCCGCCACCGCCGCCACCGCCAGCCATTTCTTCCATCCCCTGCTCATGGCAACCCTCCGTCCCCACACTCCGACCCGACCACGTCCCACGCTCCACCCTCCCCTCGCCTACGGCACGACGATGGTGTCGCCCGGGCGCAGGGACAGCGGCTCGTTGTTCTTCGCGTCCTCCACCAGGTCGCTGTAGCTCACCGGAATGGGCTCGCCCTCGGCGCCCTGGCGGCGCAGCACCACGATGCCGTCGCGATCCGCGAAGTCCGTGAAGCCGCCGGCCAGGGCAATCGCCTGGAGCACCGACACCCGGCCGCGCAGGGGATAGGCCCCCGGATGCGCCACCTCACCGGTGATGAAGACGCGGGTGCTGTTGACCTCGCGGACGATCACCGTCACGCGCGGATCCTGCACGTAGGGCTTGAGCGACTCGCGGATCTGCTCCGACAGCTCGACGGGCGTGCGACCCTCGGCCCTCACCTCACCCACCATGGGCAGGGAGATGAAACCATCCGGCCTCACCGGCAGCGTGCGCGACAGGTCCCCATCCCGCCACACCGCCACATCCAACACATCCTCCCGGCCGATGCGGTACGGCTGGTCCGAGTTGTCCACCGGCCGGTTGGCCTGGTGAGCGCACCCCGACGACAGGAGGAGCATCCCCATCACCGCCCACGACTTCGCGCCCATCATTCCCATCGCTCGCCTCTCCCCGAAGTTCCCGGCCCCGCTTCGTTCAGGGGCCTTGTGTTCGGGGAGGGCCTTAAGCAGGGGATGTGCCAAGGACCGCGATGGGGGAAAGTCCACGGATCCTCATGGGTTACGCGCTACCCCCTTGGGGAAAGGTTTGGGATGTCCGGGAAAAAATTCCGACCTCGGCCTTCAGGACGTACCTGCTTCAGGGCGTGGCTGCTGCCCGGGCGGGGAAAATCCTTTCCCATTCAGTCCGGGACTTTTTCCCCTCCCCTGGGACCGACGCGTGGCACGCCGATTGTAATGACCTTTCAGCGGAACACAGACCTGGAAGGGTCCAGGCTGAAGAGCACCGGCGGGGGCGACAATGAGCAAGGCGGCGGCGGGAGCGGTGATCGCGATGTTCTCGGTGGGAGCGGGCGTGATGACGATGTTGGGCTCGGTGTTGGGCGCGTATGCGGAGCCGGCCACGGTGGCGATGCTGGGCGCGGGCCTGTTCGCGGGCAGCTCCATCCTCAATGGCATCAAGGACACGGCCTCCGCGGGCGTGGCGAAGGAGGCCTGAGAAGGCTGTAGGGCGGGAAAAAATTCTGCCCCCTGGGACGAGGGAAGAGCAAGAAAGAGGGCACACGGGCCCCTCAGCCGGTCCGAGGCCTCCCCGGGAGAAGACGCGCCGCGCTTCGCGGCGTGCCTCCTGGGACAGACAGCAGGCGAGCAGACGGCGCATCGCTCGATGGCTCGCCCTTTCCGGGGGCTGAGCTGGCGTTGCGGCCGAGCGCTTCACGGAGCGAGGACCTCCGCACGAAGACTTCGCGCGTGATGGGCTCAGACGTCCTCGTCGGGTAGGAGCGTGCACAGCAACTCGTCGTCGGGCCCGAGGGGACGCCAGCCGGGGGGCGGTGGTGTGGCGAGGAGCGCGTCGCCGGTTTTCTTTACGCGCTCCTCATGAGTTGCTGGCGTGTAGGTACTCCAACGAGCGAGCGCCACGGCAACCTTGAGGCGGTTCGCGTCGTCAAGCACGGCCGGCCAACCGTTCGGGAGACGCTGAGACAGTTCGCGCACGAGCTGCCCGCGCACCAAACGCGTGACCCTGCGGCTTTGCTCAGCCTCGGCAACCAACCCGCTGAACACCTGCACTGCCACGATGTCATCAGGGCCAAGCTCATCCGCCAGTGCCATCAGCGAAGCGGTGGGGCGCGCCTCGGCGAAGGCGGTGAGCGAGTCATAGCCGCGCTCGCCGACCCGCTCGTACACGCGCGCTT carries:
- a CDS encoding GNAT family N-acetyltransferase, producing MIREAELMPSPSPARWLEVSTVRTASGLAGMRAEWNALLDDSQAGPFNAWEWLYPWCRRIGTDRQPFVLQARDRSGALVGLLPLGFDYHWVLGRPIRRLAFLGESHVGSDYLDVVARRGREEEVARTFASALWELKEQWDVLDLTDLHEDSVTVRVLRETFEKHGVGTTLTERYVCPYESLGRGESFDDFLKRTSRRDNYLRRKKWLEKQEGYRIEKTEAPGALAGPLTDFFRLHAMRWESDGGSQGIRGRGVEAFHRDATQLLAERGRLRLYTMKVGGQAVASVYGITHGSSFIYFQSGYDPAWRNRSVGLVLVGETFRDALEAGLTDYDFLRGTETYKSDWTTKQRRTVSLRVLSPGGDGGWFVRREQGMRQVREVAKRLLPQDAVERVRRLRRRLSAVRG
- a CDS encoding DegT/DnrJ/EryC1/StrS family aminotransferase, with product MEAVKTDKLFVPALPTLWPSMLTGRRAPSHFMPFGARNVRYFYFARNAIWTTVKMLGLDAGEVLMPAYHHGVEVEAVVDAGATPRFYRVGSRWDVDLEDVEKRIGPKTKALYLVHYAGFPGPVEEMRRIADKHGLPLIEDCALSLLSADGSVPLGTTGDIGIFCLYKTLPMPHGGALTVNGSRQYSLPEPPLPPTSSTFSHTVSSLLQNLELRGGAFGRSVRGMVRGLGKGAVKAAEIERVATGTQHFDRRHVDLGMSPFAHRIAQAQDLEAVVERRRRNYFFLLGRLRDVSAPLFNQLSPGVCPLFYPLVVDNKEQVLERLRARGIEAIDFWKYFHPACDASAFPEVAKLRRSIVEVPCHQDLTPEVMAEVANVVRDALVPERPERKNVG
- a CDS encoding GNAT family N-acetyltransferase; protein product: MEARQLTPEPRVVEVTDRAAFMALEQEWNALVQSTADEPFYRHEFFRIWIDDFAPEARLRVLTLRDEEGRLTAVLPLMAERASLYGVPARQLSATANPHSCRFDLVAREPAEAAAAFFAHLRADKSWDVLRLTDVPEGGAGWHLYEAAKGAGLPVGTWESLQSPYIPLPATWEEYQARLSSKFKANCRRRRRKLEEKGRVTVERVEGGLGLEAKLEEGFALEASGWKGERGTAMAQDGRTRGFYSELARTAAYDGRLALYYLRLDGRAVAFQYSLEYGGRYFLLKPGYDETLGDCSPGQLLMEEVLRECIARGQREFDFLGPDMGWKRDWTDQVRRHTWLYVFNDSAFGRALCAAKFRWAPAAREVMARWKR
- a CDS encoding gluconeogenesis factor YvcK family protein → MIESDSVLDETWSTQTDAAQQAGEQNELRRGLELRPTRIVAMGGGTGLPMVLKGLARRATPKPGEPGLDLTAVVAMSDDGGSSGRLRRTRGALPPGDVRNCLVALAEGKGPLSEVFQYRFAGKKGLAGHAVGNLLISALAELKGDFMEAVRVSGTLLGAKGRVLPSTLAPVHLVAQMEDSTEVVGESNICRARGRIRKVQLSPSAPAPVDGLLESIRTADMIVIGPGSLYSSVMPNLLVDGVAQALRETRALKVMVANLMTQPGETDGMDCLDHVRAVIDHVGPVLDAVLVNAATPCEEAVRRYARKGSTPVRVDRRALIDAGVIPVEADLLKEGSRIRHDGRKVTRCLLKMARSGI
- a CDS encoding sugar transferase; the encoded protein is MLRVFHHYFSARKLTLFLIEGAAIALACVLGAMACARMLAPEDGGLALARSMTGLMLLGVTFVPTFQFSLYLMDLYDLRVAAEDRGRGARLLKAAGVTTAVVGLVMLVVPAVLPIHLPPGALLGGAVGALVGTGLVRYSLRAVVGGPSRVLIVGDGLKARALATAIEQGGEDSFQVVAMVDPRRPRVGTQALEPVNVTAERLKADFVVQAADDMRGANWMDALLRCRLDGRRVYEAAGFCERVLRRIPVTHLRTSDFAFADELTVTGARRAAKRVFDILVASTLLLCAAPFLLIVMAAIKLDSKGPIFYRQERTGLNGKSYWLWKFRSMRTDAEKNGAVWARTNDDRVTRVGRFIRKTRIDEIPQVFNILTGDMSFVGPRPERPVFIEQLKQQIPFYSLREAVKPGLTGWAQIRYPYGASVEDARNKLEFDLYYVKNGSLFLDMSIIFHTVRHVLLARGAR
- a CDS encoding CpsD/CapB family tyrosine-protein kinase, which gives rise to MEKTMERAGNFLPRVDESAGSPNAVDNRVVSLTAPASIAAEQYRSLYYRLERMRELRPLKVVGVTSAMPGEGKTVTTVNLALAAARANPDRRILLIDADLRRGQVAQVLGIRGRPGLAELLAGECEVRELVRRFHATRMAVITAGGTPEEPTQALASARMKQFLKLVRDHFDEVYVDLPPTLPFADASILGHQTDGLLMVVRAHHSQARTVTQAMEQLGGAPVLGCVLNGAEMSAAPYLKEYSSKK
- a CDS encoding GumC family protein, with protein sequence MERGMTADQVLKALWRRKVLVGAIVLAVFAVGAAIVLVQPNVYEATSVVRVQPQRPGEEMVQRTVSELAEQRLLTVRQELMSRPVLQKAIEEMNLYPDIVSEKGLEAAIVRMRKDITVRVEGETAFELVYSSTDPNVAAQVANRLPQLFAEETLKSRQTQAARATKLFEDEIAALSATVTGWEKKIAQFKVAHIGELPEQLEMNMRGLERVGALLQTKSEELRVAEARRSDLARARNAADSEAGRLEAAESSLTRDLVSARTSWTADHPEVKRLDQELSTMTARRKEAEGRQWAERQERTRVTSLIAAIQKEIEELHQQAKSYQERLDRTPKWAHELGVLQRDYEIARTKYQSVVSRRVEAELAQELELRGAEDLFHVVSPASVPAIAARPDRVSGLLIALLVALGLGLLTGVVLEMRDDSIRDTQELRDRLPLPVLAVVPNMQGKVEKRVLMPATGGRNVVPPNSTDSTLN
- a CDS encoding polysaccharide biosynthesis/export family protein; translated protein: MGMMGAKSWAVMGMLLLSSGCAHQANRPVDNSDQPYRIGREDVLDVAVWRDGDLSRTLPVRPDGFISLPMVGEVRAEGRTPVELSEQIRESLKPYVQDPRVTVIVREVNSTRVFITGEVAHPGAYPLRGRVSVLQAIALAGGFTDFADRDGIVVLRRQGAEGEPIPVSYSDLVEDAKNNEPLSLRPGDTIVVP
- a CDS encoding NUDIX hydrolase, with amino-acid sequence MSDGRAWEGNVKARVYERVGERGYDSLTAFAEARPTASLMALADELGPDDIVAVQVFSGLVAEAEQSRRVTRLVRGQLVRELSQRLPNGWPAVLDDANRLKVAVALARWSTYTPATHEERVKKTGDALLATPPPPGWRPLGPDDELLCTLLPDEDV